A region of Dethiosulfovibrio russensis DNA encodes the following proteins:
- a CDS encoding HDOD domain-containing protein, which translates to MDDRTRQLIQNRILSRLKEVKSFPQFVMETLRALDNPDSSAYNVAGSLSKDEGLVIRTLKLANSAFYGLPRKISSIQEAVALLGYKTIKNLVIAATVYQRMDNSFAGYALDRGDLWKHSLSVAYAARYLAERTKACLPDEAYIVGMLHAIGKIVLNDYIKFGYQIIVRIVDTDKIPFVEAERMVLGFDHAQVGAMLVEKWNLPESHKVAIQYQYSPDELPEDLQEYRGLVDIIHLANSLILMLGVSGGADALQYSLSETVLQRLGLEEEVEELLSDLVDIMDKVSEEMELMEE; encoded by the coding sequence ATGGACGATCGAACCAGACAGCTGATACAGAATCGTATCCTCAGCAGGCTGAAGGAGGTCAAATCCTTCCCTCAGTTTGTAATGGAGACCTTGAGAGCATTGGATAACCCGGACAGCAGCGCGTATAACGTCGCAGGCAGTCTCTCGAAGGACGAGGGCTTGGTCATAAGAACTTTGAAGTTGGCGAACTCGGCTTTTTACGGGCTTCCCAGAAAGATCTCCAGCATTCAGGAGGCGGTAGCACTTCTGGGCTATAAAACGATCAAAAACCTGGTCATAGCCGCCACGGTCTATCAGAGGATGGACAATTCCTTTGCCGGTTACGCCCTAGACAGAGGAGACCTTTGGAAACACTCTCTCAGTGTAGCCTATGCGGCCAGATATCTGGCGGAGAGAACCAAGGCCTGCCTTCCCGATGAGGCCTATATCGTAGGCATGCTTCACGCCATAGGCAAGATAGTTCTAAACGACTATATAAAATTCGGTTACCAGATAATAGTACGTATCGTGGATACCGATAAGATCCCCTTCGTGGAGGCGGAACGGATGGTGCTTGGGTTCGATCACGCCCAGGTGGGGGCCATGTTGGTGGAGAAGTGGAATCTGCCGGAATCTCACAAGGTGGCTATTCAGTATCAGTACTCACCCGACGAACTTCCGGAGGATCTTCAGGAATACAGAGGGCTCGTGGACATCATCCACCTAGCCAACTCCTTGATTTTGATGTTGGGGGTAAGCGGAGGGGCGGATGCCCTTCAGTATTCTCTGTCGGAGACGGTCCTCCAACGTTTGGGACTAGAGGAGGAGGTCGAGGAGCTCTTGTCCGATCTGGTCGACATCATGGACAAGGTATCTGAAGAGATGGAACTCATGGAGGAATAA
- a CDS encoding YicC/YloC family endoribonuclease: MTGFSRVSVDRDWGTLTVEFSSVNSRYLEVFVKSGRELASEDPLIQGAVKKRLNRGKVQVRVELSWASECRMGRINPDVLSSYLSQVKDVVLSMGDGSDELPLNGILGLPGVLDLPSASSSSMKDEISSVLADLTSRGLDELVSMRESEGEKLLEDISGCLEDYRVIVSKIGSLWRGCADKAFESLKERVQAVADRFEISMDEGRLAQEMTVIADKWDISEELSRTDSHIGQFEKLLDEEGPRGRKLDFLLQEMNREINTMGSKVADAEIRWLVVDGKSLLERIREQVQNVE, translated from the coding sequence ATGACCGGTTTTAGCCGAGTCTCGGTGGATAGGGATTGGGGTACCTTGACCGTGGAATTCTCCAGCGTCAACTCCCGCTATCTGGAGGTCTTCGTGAAGTCAGGGAGAGAGCTGGCTTCGGAGGATCCTCTGATACAGGGAGCCGTCAAGAAAAGACTCAATAGAGGCAAGGTTCAGGTCAGGGTAGAGCTTTCATGGGCTTCCGAGTGTCGCATGGGCAGGATAAACCCCGATGTCCTTAGCTCCTATCTGTCACAGGTGAAAGACGTGGTGCTATCTATGGGGGATGGATCGGACGAGCTTCCCCTGAACGGAATTTTAGGATTGCCCGGGGTTTTGGATCTTCCATCCGCGTCTTCCTCGTCGATGAAAGACGAGATATCGTCGGTTTTAGCCGATCTAACCTCTCGGGGACTGGACGAGCTGGTCTCTATGAGGGAGAGTGAGGGTGAAAAGCTCCTTGAGGATATCTCCGGATGTCTAGAGGACTACCGGGTAATAGTGTCCAAGATAGGCTCTCTCTGGCGGGGATGTGCGGACAAGGCCTTTGAGTCGCTTAAGGAAAGGGTTCAGGCGGTGGCGGATCGTTTCGAGATATCTATGGACGAGGGACGGCTTGCTCAAGAGATGACGGTAATAGCGGATAAATGGGATATATCCGAGGAGCTTTCCCGTACGGACAGTCATATAGGTCAGTTCGAGAAACTGCTGGACGAAGAGGGACCCAGAGGGAGAAAACTGGATTTCCTTCTCCAGGAGATGAACAGAGAGATCAACACGATGGGCTCCAAAGTTGCGGATGCCGAGATACGATGGCTTGTGGTCGACGGAAAATCCTTGTTGGAGAGGATTAGGGAACAGGTTCAAAACGTGGAGTGA
- the rpoZ gene encoding DNA-directed RNA polymerase subunit omega: MKFFDIDKIKKNSGVSNKYLLTTVVAARARSLSEDRGSRAFEETGKGEKVISIALSELESDKLSVKMGVAGEEGGVSSDEESVSVE, translated from the coding sequence TTGAAATTTTTCGACATAGATAAGATTAAAAAGAATTCAGGAGTATCAAATAAATATCTTCTGACCACAGTCGTAGCAGCCAGGGCCAGAAGCCTGAGCGAGGACAGGGGAAGCAGGGCGTTTGAAGAGACCGGAAAGGGAGAGAAGGTAATCTCCATAGCTCTTTCCGAGCTGGAATCGGACAAACTCTCGGTCAAGATGGGGGTTGCCGGAGAAGAGGGAGGAGTTTCCTCCGATGAAGAGTCCGTCTCGGTCGAGTAG
- the hflX gene encoding GTPase HflX translates to MAVDRGRAVLIALERLEEGERLLLELELLLANLDVDVVERVIQKRDSPDPAFFLGSGKARDLKRICDVVDAGLIVSDRPLTPRQMANLKAESGRYVWDRPLVIMKIFEERARTSEAKLQVELARCRYELPHLRGLGHQMSRLGGGIGTRGPGETEFERHRRKLERRIRDITRKLAQVKKRRRNQRKRRSRSDILTIAMVGYTNSGKSTLLRRLSGDRSVYVADALFATLDTLVRSISMSDGRTILLTDTVGFIRELPPALIAAFRTTLEEAVAADFLLVMLDGSDPDALETLRVVRETLRDIDAIEIPRAVLLNKADLIDRSTLNGLLTRIRSDGEDVEAISASKWDVKEIIPVLEKLVFRTYL, encoded by the coding sequence TTGGCGGTTGATAGAGGTAGAGCGGTTTTAATTGCTTTAGAGCGTCTGGAGGAGGGGGAGCGTCTTCTTCTGGAGCTTGAGCTTCTGTTGGCGAACCTGGATGTGGACGTCGTCGAGAGGGTAATTCAAAAGCGGGACTCTCCGGACCCCGCTTTCTTCTTAGGGTCTGGAAAGGCAAGGGATCTCAAGAGGATCTGCGATGTGGTCGATGCAGGACTGATCGTCAGCGATCGTCCCTTGACCCCTAGGCAGATGGCAAATCTGAAGGCGGAGTCGGGGCGGTATGTCTGGGACAGGCCTTTGGTCATAATGAAGATATTCGAGGAACGGGCCAGGACATCGGAGGCTAAGCTTCAGGTGGAACTGGCCCGATGCCGCTATGAATTACCCCACCTTCGTGGTCTGGGACATCAGATGTCTAGGCTGGGGGGCGGAATAGGTACCAGAGGGCCCGGCGAGACCGAGTTCGAGAGACACAGGAGAAAGCTCGAGAGGCGTATAAGAGATATAACGAGAAAACTTGCCCAGGTAAAAAAGAGGCGAAGAAATCAACGGAAGCGACGTAGTCGTTCCGATATACTAACGATAGCGATGGTCGGATATACCAATAGCGGAAAATCGACTCTTCTACGCCGTCTGTCGGGAGACAGATCCGTATACGTGGCCGACGCCCTTTTCGCAACGTTGGATACGTTGGTACGTTCGATATCTATGTCCGATGGACGAACGATCCTCCTGACCGATACGGTAGGGTTCATAAGGGAACTTCCTCCCGCTTTGATAGCGGCCTTTAGGACGACGTTGGAAGAGGCGGTTGCGGCCGACTTCCTGTTGGTCATGCTCGACGGAAGCGATCCGGATGCGCTTGAGACCCTGAGGGTTGTTAGGGAGACCCTCAGGGATATAGACGCTATAGAGATCCCTCGGGCGGTCTTGCTGAACAAGGCGGATCTCATAGATCGATCCACCCTGAACGGCCTCCTGACCAGGATAAGATCCGACGGCGAGGACGTAGAGGCTATAAGCGCGTCGAAATGGGATGTAAAAGAGATAATCCCCGTCTTGGAAAAGCTCGTCTTCAGGACATATCTATAG
- the coaBC gene encoding bifunctional phosphopantothenoylcysteine decarboxylase/phosphopantothenate--cysteine ligase CoaBC has protein sequence MKSPSRSSRVLLCVTGGIAAYKAPHLVRGFIRSGWEVKVAMTEASEAFVSPMVLATLSHNRVWRDRDYLSDDSGWHIPHISLAEWADVIVVAPCTADTAARLAGGNASKVIDGAVLASRAPVVVFPAMNVNMLDHSATRRNLDTLESMGYVVVDPDSGDLACGYEGRGRLPDVEVIVEEVERALCPKDLAGLSVAVTAGPTREFLDPVRYISNPSSGKMGYAIAKEAWYRGAEVRLISGPVALELPHGIQVIPVTSAEDMLDAATRAMDDCDVMVKAAAVGDYRFASRSEHKIKREGKSEVSFSMVANPDIAATLGEMKKPGQILVGFAAETNDLKENALRKLNAKGLDLIVANDLAEPGSGFGTDTNRVTIFDVHGNSKEIQGKKSEVAGVIWDEVLLLREGR, from the coding sequence ATGAAGAGTCCGTCTCGGTCGAGTAGAGTCCTTCTATGTGTGACCGGTGGAATAGCTGCATATAAAGCCCCTCACCTGGTGAGGGGCTTTATCCGGTCCGGATGGGAGGTTAAGGTGGCCATGACCGAGGCATCGGAGGCTTTCGTAAGCCCCATGGTCCTAGCCACTTTATCCCATAACAGAGTATGGCGTGATCGGGACTATCTTTCCGATGATTCCGGTTGGCATATACCACATATATCTCTGGCGGAATGGGCCGACGTTATAGTGGTCGCTCCCTGTACCGCCGATACCGCCGCCAGGCTTGCCGGTGGAAACGCCTCTAAGGTGATAGACGGAGCCGTTTTGGCCTCCAGGGCTCCCGTGGTAGTCTTTCCTGCCATGAACGTCAATATGTTGGATCACAGTGCTACCAGGAGGAACCTAGATACATTGGAGTCCATGGGGTACGTTGTGGTCGACCCCGATTCTGGGGATCTGGCCTGTGGCTACGAGGGCAGAGGTCGCCTTCCCGACGTGGAGGTCATAGTGGAGGAGGTCGAGAGGGCTCTTTGTCCCAAAGATCTGGCAGGTCTGTCTGTGGCGGTAACGGCAGGCCCTACCAGAGAGTTCTTGGATCCCGTGCGCTATATATCCAATCCCAGCAGTGGCAAGATGGGATACGCTATAGCCAAGGAGGCCTGGTACAGAGGAGCGGAGGTCCGTCTCATATCGGGACCGGTCGCCCTGGAGCTGCCTCATGGCATTCAGGTTATACCAGTAACCTCGGCAGAGGACATGCTCGACGCTGCCACCCGAGCCATGGACGATTGCGACGTGATGGTAAAGGCTGCGGCTGTTGGGGACTACAGGTTCGCCTCCAGATCGGAGCATAAGATAAAACGAGAGGGGAAATCGGAGGTCTCCTTCTCGATGGTTGCCAATCCCGATATAGCGGCTACCCTGGGAGAGATGAAAAAACCAGGGCAGATCCTGGTAGGGTTCGCCGCCGAGACGAACGACCTTAAGGAAAACGCTCTGAGAAAGCTCAATGCCAAGGGATTGGATCTCATAGTAGCGAACGATCTCGCCGAACCGGGAAGCGGCTTCGGAACCGACACCAACAGGGTCACGATCTTCGACGTTCATGGAAACTCCAAGGAGATTCAAGGGAAGAAGTCGGAGGTTGCCGGTGTTATCTGGGACGAGGTGCTCTTGCTACGAGAGGGGCGCTGA
- the trpS gene encoding tryptophan--tRNA ligase, with protein sequence MKLRTFSGMRPTGKLHLGHMAGALSNWIKLQEDPGYDCFYGIVDWHAMMSDYANSSVIKGNCREVLLDWLAVGLDPEKSTIFVQSHVPEHAELSLALGMVTPLGWLQRNPTYKEQILNIQNKDLSTFGFLGYPVLMAADILLYRSSVVPVGEDQSAHLEITREIARRFNNFYGEVFPEPDILLTPTPKVPGTDGRKMSKSYGNSINIADTEKEMWDKLRTMMTDPARERKTDPGDPDKCPVWDIHKVFNHDEEEKADLASGCRAGSIGCVQCKKALKEHVVSMMTPIWERRAYYESRQETLDDILWNGADKARVVARETMDAVLEGIGFVPRR encoded by the coding sequence ATGAAACTTAGAACTTTTAGCGGAATGAGACCTACCGGTAAGCTGCATCTGGGGCATATGGCAGGTGCTTTGTCGAATTGGATAAAGCTTCAGGAGGATCCTGGATACGACTGTTTTTACGGCATAGTGGACTGGCACGCCATGATGTCCGATTACGCTAACAGCTCGGTTATAAAGGGGAACTGTCGGGAGGTTCTGTTGGATTGGCTCGCTGTGGGCCTTGATCCGGAGAAATCGACTATATTCGTTCAATCCCACGTTCCGGAGCATGCGGAGCTGTCCCTGGCTTTGGGAATGGTGACACCGCTTGGCTGGCTTCAGAGAAACCCAACTTACAAGGAACAGATCCTAAATATACAGAATAAGGACCTCAGTACCTTCGGTTTTCTGGGATATCCCGTCCTGATGGCTGCCGATATACTTCTGTACAGATCTTCCGTAGTTCCTGTCGGAGAGGATCAGTCGGCTCACCTTGAGATCACCAGAGAGATCGCTCGTCGGTTCAACAACTTCTACGGCGAGGTGTTTCCCGAGCCGGATATCCTTCTTACCCCGACTCCGAAGGTTCCAGGCACGGATGGGAGAAAAATGAGCAAATCCTACGGCAACAGCATCAATATAGCCGATACTGAAAAGGAGATGTGGGATAAGCTCAGGACCATGATGACCGATCCTGCCAGGGAGAGAAAGACCGATCCTGGGGATCCCGACAAATGTCCGGTGTGGGATATCCATAAGGTATTCAACCACGACGAGGAGGAAAAGGCGGATCTGGCCTCCGGTTGCAGGGCCGGTTCCATCGGCTGCGTCCAGTGCAAGAAGGCCCTGAAGGAGCACGTGGTGTCCATGATGACTCCGATCTGGGAGAGACGGGCTTATTATGAGTCTCGTCAGGAAACTTTGGACGATATCCTGTGGAACGGAGCCGACAAGGCCAGAGTTGTCGCCAGAGAGACAATGGACGCCGTTTTGGAAGGCATCGGCTTCGTCCCTCGTAGATAA
- a CDS encoding lysophospholipid acyltransferase family protein — protein sequence MKLHNRLRIAGKDKIPVERPFIMVANHCSNLDPVVLGAAFPDRLRYLAKVELFEGSRLFAWLIRTLGAIPVSRDSSLSAGGALRTFLQLLEGGESVLLFPEGARSLDGRLKDLEGGVALLAVRTGVPIVPVYISGTFDAMPVGASKIGWSSIEVRFGDPIDTSRILEGGVSSKECRSLILSELGESLRSMEAVALGG from the coding sequence TTGAAGCTTCATAATCGTCTCAGAATAGCGGGCAAGGATAAAATACCTGTGGAGAGGCCTTTCATAATGGTGGCCAACCACTGTAGCAATCTCGATCCAGTGGTTTTAGGTGCCGCCTTTCCAGATCGTTTGAGATATCTGGCAAAGGTGGAGCTTTTCGAGGGATCCCGTCTTTTCGCCTGGTTGATAAGGACGTTGGGAGCCATCCCGGTCAGCAGGGATTCCTCCTTGAGCGCTGGAGGTGCCCTAAGGACGTTTCTACAGCTTCTCGAGGGGGGAGAGTCGGTTCTCCTTTTTCCCGAAGGCGCCCGGTCTCTGGATGGCAGGTTGAAGGACCTGGAGGGGGGAGTCGCCCTCTTGGCGGTCAGGACCGGGGTGCCTATCGTCCCGGTTTATATATCCGGGACCTTCGACGCTATGCCGGTAGGAGCCAGCAAGATAGGTTGGAGCTCCATAGAGGTCAGATTCGGAGATCCTATCGATACCTCCAGGATTCTAGAAGGCGGTGTTTCCTCCAAGGAATGTCGTTCTCTGATACTGTCCGAACTAGGAGAATCCCTCAGATCCATGGAGGCGGTAGCCCTTGGCGGTTGA
- the cmk gene encoding (d)CMP kinase produces MASKNIVITVDGPAGAGKSTVARKVASELGIPYLDTGALYRALAYILDSRGIPPEEGEDLNRTLRFISVSLEGGRVTVDDVDVTDMIRTPKVDSIASSYSALPSVRDKLLDLQREQALSGGLVADGRDMGTVVFPLAPLKVYLSASEETRADRRWRELREKGEKFPFESILEDIRRRDRADMDRACSPLRKAADSVSIDSSDMTIDEVVAKIVSIASEVRHD; encoded by the coding sequence ATGGCATCTAAGAATATAGTTATCACCGTCGACGGTCCTGCCGGTGCCGGAAAGAGTACCGTGGCCAGGAAGGTCGCCTCTGAGTTGGGAATACCCTATCTGGACACAGGGGCTCTTTACAGAGCCCTCGCCTATATATTGGACAGCCGTGGTATCCCCCCCGAGGAGGGAGAGGACCTGAACAGGACTCTTAGATTTATTTCCGTTTCACTCGAAGGCGGCAGGGTCACGGTGGACGATGTCGACGTAACCGACATGATCCGTACCCCTAAGGTGGACTCCATCGCTTCGTCCTATTCGGCCCTTCCCTCGGTCAGAGACAAACTTTTGGATCTGCAGAGGGAGCAGGCCCTTTCCGGTGGTTTGGTCGCCGACGGTCGGGATATGGGGACGGTGGTGTTTCCTCTAGCTCCTTTAAAGGTGTATCTGTCCGCTTCGGAAGAGACCAGAGCCGATCGTCGTTGGCGTGAGTTGAGGGAAAAAGGGGAGAAATTCCCCTTCGAGTCCATTTTGGAGGATATAAGACGGAGAGACAGGGCCGACATGGATAGAGCCTGTTCCCCCCTGAGAAAGGCCGCTGATTCGGTTTCCATCGATTCATCGGATATGACTATCGATGAAGTGGTGGCGAAGATCGTCTCCATCGCTTCGGAGGTTCGACATGATTAA
- the gmk gene encoding guanylate kinase, with protein sequence MVKRDSRGRLFVFSGPSGAGKGTVRKELFRRVEGLVFSISCTTRTPRQGEIDGVDYRFIGQKEFKRRIAAGDFLEWAEVHGNMYGTLCSDVERYLDEGKDVVLEIDVQGTLQVKDRCPDIVTVFLTPPSTEELECRLRRRGSEDERTIKLRLNNALEEMALAVRYDHIVVNDELQRAVSELEQIVYDYREGRGKGRD encoded by the coding sequence ATGGTTAAACGGGACAGCCGAGGGCGGTTGTTCGTCTTCTCCGGACCAAGTGGAGCAGGTAAGGGGACCGTACGCAAGGAGTTGTTTCGAAGGGTGGAGGGATTGGTCTTTTCCATATCCTGTACTACCAGAACTCCGAGACAGGGAGAGATCGACGGGGTAGACTATCGTTTTATAGGGCAGAAGGAGTTCAAACGCAGGATCGCCGCCGGTGACTTCCTGGAGTGGGCCGAGGTTCACGGAAATATGTACGGCACCCTCTGCTCCGATGTCGAACGATATCTAGACGAGGGCAAGGACGTAGTGCTGGAGATAGACGTTCAGGGTACCCTGCAAGTTAAGGATAGATGTCCCGATATAGTTACGGTTTTTTTAACTCCACCTTCTACGGAAGAGTTGGAATGCCGTCTTCGCCGAAGGGGATCGGAGGACGAACGAACCATAAAACTGAGGTTGAACAACGCTCTGGAGGAGATGGCCTTGGCCGTCAGATACGACCATATAGTGGTCAACGACGAACTTCAAAGGGCGGTTTCCGAACTGGAGCAAATCGTTTACGATTATCGCGAGGGAAGAGGTAAAGGGAGGGATTAG
- a CDS encoding pseudouridine synthase, translated as MRLNRYLALCGVASRRRSEDIIRSGRVKVGNVTVTDPARDVSEEDQVSVDGNLVCFQKSVYLVMNKPKGYVCAVEDRFYPTVIGLVPPDLRAKRIYPVGRLDRQSEGLLVLTNDGDFCNSLIHPSAGYQKTYEVLLDRPLTEEELSYWRKGVPIDGRVVSPVSLRVMDKKPAGRWVSIVLQEGLKREIRLMASYFSLSVNVLFRRKVGRMELRKLKSGEYCVVELQRLWRLIRQGGSV; from the coding sequence GTGAGGCTCAATAGGTATCTCGCTTTGTGCGGAGTGGCGTCCCGGCGTAGGTCCGAGGATATAATCAGATCCGGTAGGGTGAAGGTAGGAAACGTGACTGTCACCGATCCTGCCAGGGATGTATCGGAAGAGGACCAGGTGTCAGTGGACGGAAATTTGGTATGCTTTCAGAAGTCCGTCTATCTCGTTATGAACAAGCCCAAGGGCTACGTCTGTGCCGTCGAGGACCGTTTTTATCCTACCGTGATAGGTCTTGTGCCCCCCGATCTGAGGGCTAAGAGGATCTATCCTGTCGGGCGTCTCGATAGGCAAAGCGAGGGTCTTCTGGTCTTGACGAACGACGGTGATTTCTGTAATTCTTTGATACATCCTAGCGCTGGCTATCAAAAGACCTACGAGGTATTGCTGGATAGACCCCTTACTGAAGAGGAGCTTTCCTACTGGCGCAAGGGAGTTCCGATAGACGGAAGGGTCGTATCTCCGGTCTCGCTTCGGGTGATGGATAAAAAACCTGCCGGAAGATGGGTCTCGATAGTCCTACAAGAGGGGCTGAAAAGGGAGATCAGGCTAATGGCGTCCTATTTTTCCCTTTCGGTGAATGTCCTCTTTCGTAGAAAAGTTGGTAGAATGGAGTTGAGAAAACTCAAATCAGGGGAATACTGTGTTGTGGAACTCCAACGGTTATGGCGACTTATCCGTCAGGGAGGAAGCGTCTAG
- a CDS encoding segregation and condensation protein A, whose protein sequence is MIRIDIDGFSGPLDLLCHMVESREIEASSVSVAEVVRIYGAYHSRKGEVPIEAVAHFLVQAARLILDKALALMPQKVTDDTDEIWDQEFVEESTDIEDMLLRYRPYRKAAGLLAERLAETGRRSFRSSLPLPPSYDIGDLYSLSSIWWCLMKSREMVFSDPEDTWEDDHLAGMPAPIPEENQVENRMGLIMEELGDGRIYLSTFLIDRPGASELVVTILALLELSRGNRISLRQEDQFGDVLVLSRR, encoded by the coding sequence ATGATCCGTATAGATATCGACGGTTTTTCCGGGCCTCTGGACTTGCTCTGTCATATGGTGGAAAGCCGCGAGATAGAGGCCTCTTCGGTCAGCGTCGCAGAGGTCGTCAGGATTTACGGCGCCTATCACTCCCGGAAAGGCGAGGTCCCGATAGAGGCTGTGGCCCATTTTTTGGTCCAGGCCGCTCGACTCATACTGGATAAAGCTCTGGCCCTGATGCCTCAGAAGGTTACCGATGACACCGACGAGATCTGGGATCAGGAGTTCGTGGAGGAATCGACGGATATCGAGGATATGCTTCTGCGTTATCGCCCCTACAGGAAGGCCGCCGGTCTTCTGGCGGAGCGCCTGGCCGAAACGGGACGTCGTTCCTTCAGGAGCTCCCTGCCTCTTCCGCCGTCCTACGATATAGGGGACCTTTACTCCCTCTCTTCCATCTGGTGGTGTCTGATGAAATCCAGGGAGATGGTCTTCTCCGATCCCGAAGATACATGGGAGGACGACCATCTGGCGGGGATGCCCGCCCCTATTCCCGAGGAAAACCAGGTGGAGAACAGAATGGGTCTGATAATGGAAGAGCTCGGCGACGGTAGGATCTACCTTTCCACCTTCCTGATAGATAGACCCGGAGCTTCCGAGTTGGTAGTTACGATTCTGGCCCTCTTGGAGCTTTCCAGAGGAAACAGAATAAGCCTTAGGCAGGAGGATCAATTTGGTGACGTCCTCGTTCTTTCAAGAAGATAA
- the scpB gene encoding SMC-Scp complex subunit ScpB: MTSSFFQEDKGFSVLKRIEAVLFVASEGATATELAEAVGIDEKTVLAGLEALSEKYREGSHGIEVVFLGGAWHLCTVLDVADAVDSFREANERERIRLSKAALETLAVVAYNQPVTRSEIEDIRGVRCERVIETLLSHGLVRISGRKKSTGSPLLYRTTDSFLKVFGLGAISDLPTVSEIEELRSRREDDDGEAQ; this comes from the coding sequence GTGACGTCCTCGTTCTTTCAAGAAGATAAAGGGTTTTCTGTCCTCAAACGGATCGAGGCGGTCCTTTTCGTCGCTTCCGAGGGAGCTACGGCGACGGAGCTCGCCGAAGCGGTGGGAATAGACGAGAAGACAGTCCTAGCCGGTCTGGAGGCCCTCTCTGAAAAATACAGGGAAGGATCTCACGGAATAGAGGTGGTCTTTTTGGGCGGTGCGTGGCATCTTTGTACCGTTTTGGATGTCGCCGATGCGGTGGATAGTTTCAGGGAGGCAAACGAAAGGGAACGTATCAGACTGAGCAAAGCGGCCCTGGAGACTCTAGCCGTTGTGGCTTATAATCAACCTGTAACCCGATCGGAAATAGAGGATATCAGAGGTGTGCGCTGCGAGAGGGTGATCGAGACTCTGCTGAGTCACGGTCTGGTACGTATCTCCGGGAGAAAGAAGAGTACCGGATCTCCTCTCCTCTACAGGACCACCGACTCCTTTCTCAAGGTCTTCGGTTTGGGAGCCATCTCCGATTTGCCTACGGTCTCCGAGATAGAGGAGCTGCGCTCTCGACGGGAGGACGACGACGGTGAGGCTCAATAG
- a CDS encoding DUF370 domain-containing protein yields the protein MGQRLVHIGFGNMVVAERVVAIIHPTSAPMKRLKEEAKETGRLVDATQGRKTRAILVTDSNHVILSAIQPETIVNRFSGEEPDG from the coding sequence GTGGGACAGAGACTCGTTCATATAGGATTCGGAAACATGGTAGTTGCCGAGAGAGTCGTGGCCATAATACACCCTACTTCGGCTCCGATGAAACGTCTGAAAGAAGAGGCCAAAGAGACCGGTCGTCTCGTAGATGCCACTCAGGGGCGGAAGACAAGGGCCATATTGGTGACCGACAGCAATCACGTCATTCTGTCGGCCATCCAGCCGGAGACTATCGTCAATCGTTTTTCCGGCGAGGAACCAGATGGTTAA
- a CDS encoding Nif3-like dinuclear metal center hexameric protein produces MDIDGLARVMEEVASLAWAEDWDNCGVLLRSRSGRVDRIAVALDPTAEVVRSASSAGCDCLVTHHPLIFSPLRRLDPSIPSNAAIFDLIEKDMSILCCHTSWDNSPAGTNVSLANSIGLGSVEPMLFENRGWGVGAVGRLEPRSFRTLALSAKDRWRLSFARLHGDPNRTISKIALCGGSGGSLWRDALAAGAEVYITADVKYHDVQDAVASGLSVLEVDHGEMEWASMGDLAAHVGRLSGLDTLLLERPSCSGELV; encoded by the coding sequence ATGGATATAGACGGCTTGGCCCGTGTGATGGAGGAAGTGGCTTCTTTGGCCTGGGCGGAGGATTGGGACAACTGTGGCGTTCTGTTGAGATCTCGATCGGGAAGGGTCGATCGTATCGCAGTCGCCCTCGATCCTACGGCGGAGGTCGTTCGATCGGCCTCCAGCGCTGGGTGCGACTGTCTCGTCACCCATCATCCTCTTATCTTCTCTCCCCTCCGGCGTCTTGATCCTTCGATACCTTCCAACGCGGCGATCTTCGACTTGATAGAGAAGGATATGTCGATCCTCTGTTGCCATACCAGTTGGGATAATTCCCCGGCAGGGACGAATGTCTCTCTGGCGAACTCGATAGGATTAGGCTCGGTGGAGCCGATGCTGTTCGAGAACAGAGGATGGGGGGTAGGGGCGGTAGGAAGACTGGAGCCCCGTTCTTTCAGGACCCTCGCTTTGTCGGCGAAGGATCGATGGCGACTTTCATTCGCCCGACTTCACGGAGACCCTAACAGGACGATCTCTAAGATCGCTTTGTGCGGTGGATCGGGAGGTTCTCTGTGGAGAGATGCTCTGGCTGCCGGAGCCGAAGTGTATATAACGGCAGACGTGAAGTATCACGATGTGCAGGATGCCGTAGCTTCCGGACTGTCGGTCCTGGAGGTTGATCACGGCGAGATGGAATGGGCTTCCATGGGGGATTTGGCCGCTCACGTAGGTAGGTTGTCCGGATTGGATACCCTATTGCTGGAGAGACCGTCCTGTTCGGGAGAGCTCGTTTAA